In Chroicocephalus ridibundus chromosome 2, bChrRid1.1, whole genome shotgun sequence, the DNA window AAGCCAGATGACAGGCAGCGTAGAGGTATCATGcttgtgaaagagaaaaggccACTGGGGTATTTCTAACTCGGCCAGTTCTCTGCGCTGGTGCCTCATGCAGCCCAGTGAAGAGGCATCACCCACCACACCAGGCACACGGCGCCGTGATGGAGACAAAGCAAGAGCTACCTTCTTTCCATGAGAAAAGTTTGTGCAATCGCTTCCTGATGCTGTTTATcagtgcagccacagcagcaaagTGCTCCTAGTACACATCTAGGTTCACTGGTGAGTGTTACAATATTCCCTTTCTGGAGTTAAAACACCTgcaagcatttttatttgaaggaGGTGTGTCTGTGACCTGTGGCATTCGGATACTCCCCAAGACCAGTTATCTCCAGGACCTCTTTCACCTAGGACTGCATAGCCGCCAGCCTGGAAGTTGACTAGAGGAGACCATGGCATGATTTCTCTTTTCGAGGCTGAGAAGATAAGGCTGAAAATCAGGACATCATTCAAAGCTAACtaagaattttttcctctaaaCTTCTGATTTAGCTTAAGGCATGGAAATTCATGGTATTTGCATGTAATATACTCAAGTAAATCATTTAAGTCTGTTACTACACATCCTAGTCTTGTTTAAAAATTATGCAAGTCTGCctttagggaagaaaaatgagcaaTCCACAGAGTTTTtcaccaaaaaatccccaaacaactCTGCAGTTCCCTGGCAAACAACCAACAGAGAACCAAAGAACTTGCAAAGCGGCAAAAGCAAAGGGCCGTTAGTCCAGTGTACCAGCGCTCCTCGGTGACACGCAGCTCCCCAAAGCAATGTTTGCTTATGAGAAACACGAACACAGGATATTAATGGCCTGTTCAACCTGTTCACTTCAAATACAGCACAGGGCAGCTTGGTTTGACACCGACACATTCAAGCTCTCGGCAGAGCCCGTGGTGACCGTTCATTTGAAAATGcacgggcaaaaaaaaaaaaaaaagagtttttgaaGCTTGGGATATTTGATGGAGACTGTTGAAGTTGATACTACTAATGCTTTGTACCATCAAAATGTAGAGGAGAAGCACATAAACATTTACAGACCCTGTAATGTCAATGCATGCTCAATATCGAGATTGTTAAAACAAATGAGCTCTGGAATGGTTGAAGTGTTGACATCTCAATGGACTACAAAGAACTCATCTCCATTTCTTACAAGATCTGTAGGAACTCAAGATCCCTCATTGCAAGCGTTGAGGCATTAAACCAAAAATATGTTAGGGGAACTGGACATCAGCTTTTCACCTCACTCAAGACATTTGGAATCTATTTGTTTAGTCATTATCAGGATCCCACTTGAATGGTCTACCAAAAATTGACGTTTTCTTCCACACACAAACTAACACTTTTACAGCAGAACACCACATTTTTAGTTGTATTGCTTCTCCTATTATCAACAGCACAATCTGAAGATGTATTCTCCAAATAAACATTAGCGGTTTGTATTACTACATTAGAATAGTGGAGATTATTAGGAAGAAAAACCagccaaaccaaacacacaaataaatcaCAGTAGAAGATACTGCAGCCCTAGTAATTCTCTTACTTTATTAAAAGACCTTATTTTTCCATCTAGGAATGCCATTTATATAGTCCTTTAGTTGACTTGCAGCATTCGGCAAGCAAGGTctcctggtgctgccagcagcactggggtTTTACCTTCAGCCCAGGTGGGGCTCCTTGCAGACACGTGCCTGATGGCTGACAGAAGAGGGGTGACAAGCTTTGACCATGACAGCTCTGCAGATTGCTGAATTCTTCAGCAGCAGTAGCGTTTCCATGCTGGTGTCACCCACCTCTCCTGAAAACAGCCTCCCGTCTGCAGATCTCCTGGGTTATCAGGAGGAAAAGTGGCACGGGCTTGCGCCCAGGCAGAGCAATTCTAGAAGAAAGAGAACCTGTTCTGGAGCGGGTCTGTGAGACCCACGCTGATCCTAGAAAACAGAGTTTGACACACGGGATGATCCTGGATCGGCTCCCTTGCTATAACTCACCCTCAACTGTAACAGGGAGTAATTTTCACGTGTGGACAGTCTGAGAGGAGAGATTCTCTTACAACATTCAGAActggctcctctgctcccacGGAAATGTACAGTAGTAAGGCTCATTgctcagacagaagaaaaagttgGATAAACACTGAGAATTACTGAAATCCCACCTTAGGTAAGTTTTGTACATCAGGATGCAGCCATCTGGCTTCTAGcataaatgacaagaaaaaaaggacctGTACAGTGAAATGAAGAACTATAGCAATAAAAGGATACAAGAGCAGTAACCTGCAGTATTACAAAGATGCCATACCGGAAAGAAATTCCTCTGTATGGAGAAATTATACCTAAGAGTCTCAGTAATACTACTTAGACATTTTAAAGTACCAACAGGCAAATCTCCTGACCTGTAGCTCACTCATGAGCAAGTGCTGCTTGTTCAGAGTTTACCAGATTTTGAACAATGTGGCCACTGATGAATCAGTGTAACTCAGTGTAGTACAGTGTGGATTAATTGACCCCATTTAAGCCCTCCCCAAACTTTAACCATTATTACAGATAGAGCAGCgcaaagtatttcttttatgtgCAGCACCAATTAAAAAAGTGGTTTTCCACACAAAGCCGTGCAGAGTGATAGCAGAAGTATTTTAATGCTATTGTGTAAATTTGAGTTCCTCCTTCCCTTGAATGCTACGCTTTGTCCGAGATTATCAAACTGAGTTTCTAAGGCATTAATGAGCAACTTCCACTGGGGCGTGTAAGTATACTTTGTACTTATGAAAAGTCACACGGACAATCAtgtaaaagagtaaaaaaaaaaaatgcaaaaggagacAATAACTGAAGGCTTAGAGACTTTTAGATGAGGAACGGCAGttgaaatttgctttcatttcactcTGAAGATGTGAAGATGTAACTACACACCTCAGCAAGACTGATCCCTGCATAACAATGTTCAGCACAAAAAGGTTCTCTGGAAATTGCTAAGGAACAAACATTCTCACAGCACAAGGAGAAAAAGACAACTCACAAAATAAGgctacaaaatgaaaaattacagagCTACAAACAAGACTAACAGAATGCCTGCTGAAAAAGACATTATTAAAGATATGCAGTCTTCTACCAAGCTCTGGCGATTTTAGGAATAGTCGGTATTTTCACTTGGGTGAGGAAAAGTTCGACTGTCTGTAGCGAACAGCCCATGAGCCCGCTGGCAGTGGAAGGAAATCCTTCTCCGAGACATGTACATCCACGTGCTCCCAGGAGTTCCCGACCCTGCTGTATCTGCCCCTGATGGTTATCAGAAGGCAAATACCGGGCTTGTCTGGAAAACTGAGCTCATGTTTTAATCCTTTGGCACCTTGCAACAGGATGCTTTGATACTAGTCAAACATACCGTTAGTGGTATGCTTTATTCTTATGCCTCATGCCACAGACCTGGTGAGGGAGAGCTAACGTTACGGGAGATTACTTCTACGGCTCCGCTGTGCTGCGCTCAGGGAACTGGGCTGAGACCGATTGCTGCTGATGGAAACCACTCTCTCGCACTTTCGTTTCAGCGTTGATCTCTCTCCACTGGGCAAAATTACTGCCGCTGCCTTTCCACTACTGGCAGAACAGGACATCAAATAAAAAAACAGTAGTACCCTGTTTCTTTCCTGAGGCTCTCTATCCAGGCTGTTCTTAGAAAATGAATTAGTAgtgcctgttttttttaaagggagagtCCAAATGACCCAAGTTCAGTCACTGTATTGTGTCTCTATCATCTCTCTTATGCTCCATGTTCTATTCTTCCCGCTCTGCGCCCTCCTGTTGGCACTTCCCGAAGCCGAATCAGGTCTTTCTCTGGCCTTCCTTACATGAGAAAACAGCACcggtttcatttaaaaagaactcAGTTCAAGACATTCCAAAAGTTCAATGTCAGCGTGCCTTGCACAATTTGACTCAGTCCACGATCTACATGCTTGAGCGAACTGGGGACACTTGCCCCGGGTAGAGAGTCCCTCTGTGAAAGGTGAAAATTCCCCCCACGAACACCTCCCAGGTAGGCAGAAAGAGATAAGGCGGCAGGCAGGGAACTTTGTGGCATttcctgcagccaccctcctgctgGAGCTGTAGGAGCTGGCTTTGGCCCATTCCCTGTGCATTTAAAGTGTATGGACGTGGTGTATTTCCAGACGGGAGTTCACAGGGCGTGGGGCAACTTAGGGCTTACACACACCCAGCCCCTAAACGTGTGCATTTAGTTTCACgtatataaataattaaaatagctaaaatatgGAGATAAATACGCATAACACCgaatttataaaacattaaaacacgtgaaaatattaaaacacatgaaaacgtataaaatacatgaaaatatgtAAAGCATGTACACACATAGGCAGGTAGGTAGGTACGATTTCTGAGACTTTCTGTGCGCCTGGAGCTGGCGGGCTCCGAGGCAGCGGGACCCCGGAccccggtgccgggggggttGAAGGGGGGCAGGtgagccggcggcggcggagcggagggggggcgggggaggggggggatagCCCGGCTCTCAAGGAGTTACGGTGCAGAGCCGGATGACTTCATGCTGTCGCCGGCCGCTCTCGGCTGGgcgccccctcccttcccccccccccccccccccccccgccccgggctcccccccccggctccgttTCACAATCCCGCCGCGCTCGGACGGGGCGAGCGCTGTGTCAAGCCCGGCGCCCTGAGCCGCGCACACACCCCCGGGTTCTCAACCCGGATTTTCCCGGGCCATGAATAATCTCGAAGCCCCCACGATAAATACACGTTCAGGGATGCCCGGAGCTCATTCAACCCGCCAGCCTCGCCGACGAGAAGGGGCCGGGGCCGCAGCCGAAGAGCCGCACCATGAAGTTTCCCCAAAGCTGCGAAGGCGACCGCGaccgagcccccccccgccgccgccgcccgccggccctccgcgccgccgccgtcctgccgctgctgctgctgctgctgctgctgctcctgccgcgggccgccgccgccccgctgcccgccgccgacTCCTCGGGGGAGGCCGAGCTGGAGgaagcggcggggcggcgggcggcgctgccCGACAGCCTGCGGCTGGCCCGGCTGCTGCACGCCCGGGCGGCCCAGCTGAAGGAGGAGGTGGGTTACGGggcggccctgggggggggggggggggggggggggcgctgaggggTGGTCGTACACTCGTTCACAGCCGGCCCGGGGTTAGGGGGCAGCCTCCGGGCGAGGTGCGATGAAAGCTCTTGGTGTCTCTCCCCAGATGTGCGAGAAGTTCACCGTCTGCGAGAACAGCATGGAAATGCTCGCCCAGAACCACCTCAACCTCCCCAAGGTGACGGAGGAAGATGGGTGTCTGCTCGCCGGCTTCGATGAGGCAAGGAACCGCTCTCCTTTCTTCTCTAACCCCGTATACCTAGGGCAATAAGCCCCAGCGGTACTTTTTTTGCCTGctccaaaaaaacctgcagaagtTGACCTAAAGATTTGTGCCGGCTCCCGCTGGCTTCGGGGCGGCACAGACCCCCGCGCTCTGTATAAGCATCATCCGCTTACCTGCGCTGGACACGCACCGTCGCGATCGAGGCATTGCTGAGCTGTAAGTGACTTTCTCGCCTTCCTCTCATTTCAGGATAAATGCTTGAGGAAAATCTCCAGCGGGCTTTACACATTTCAGACATACCTTGAATACGTACGAGAAACTTTTACTAGCGAAAAGGGAAACGTGGAATTGCTGTGCTACAGTACAGAGCACCTGGCACGTACCATAAGACAGATGGTGAGTTGGTTTTAAATTCACTCCGATAATTGTTACGGCTTACCATGGATGTGTAGTCAGAGAAATGGGACGCTATGTGAAGATGGACATTTCCCGCTTTCATTTCTCTCAGCGGAAACAGGTGATGGCTCCTTACGCTCAGATGCTTCCCCTTATGACTAACTTACAGGTTTTACaaggttttgtttacttttcttaaagaaacaacTCTTCTTCCTACTTTCCATTGTCATTTCTAATTCCCAAACCAACAATTAAATGCGTCATACTGTTTTAAGAACAAATACATTAATACTGCCTGGCTGATAGAAATATTTCTCAGTGAGTTTGTTCCTAGTTGCAGAACTGCAGTTCGGTCCAAACCTTCTAATG includes these proteins:
- the IL6 gene encoding interleukin-6; its protein translation is MKFPQSCEGDRDRAPPRRRRPPALRAAAVLPLLLLLLLLLLPRAAAAPLPAADSSGEAELEEAAGRRAALPDSLRLARLLHARAAQLKEEMCEKFTVCENSMEMLAQNHLNLPKVTEEDGCLLAGFDEDKCLRKISSGLYTFQTYLEYVRETFTSEKGNVELLCYSTEHLARTIRQMVINPNEVIIPDPATQESLRAKLKSDKTWIEKITVHLILRDFTSFMEKTVRAVRYLKNTRSFSA